The Candidatus Eremiobacteraceae bacterium genome segment CGCGTGTCCGACCGGTTCGCTCATCCGCACCGAATTCGACACCGTGTACGTGCAGCAGGACATCTGCAACGGCTGCGGTTATTGCGTCGTCGCGTGCCCGTTCGGCGTCATCGAGACGGCGCACGCCGCGCCGAACACGGATGGCGCCGCGCATAAGTGCACGCTGTGCTACGACCGGCTCAAGGACGGTATGGAACCGGCGTGCGCCAAAGCCTGTCCGACGGACTCGATCCTCTTCGGCGAGGTCGATCAGCTGCGCGAGTACGCGGCGCGCCGCGTCGAGGTCCTGCAAGCGCGCGGCGAGAGCAAGGCCCAGCTGTACGGCATGCCCGCGCAAGACCACGCGCTCGGCGGCCTCAACTCGTTCTTCTTGCTGCTCGACGAACCGGAGAAGTACAATCTCCCGCGCTATCCGCGCTCGCCTAAGCGCGCCATGGCCAAGGGCTATCTGTGGGGCCTGGGCGCCGCGATCGTCGTAGCGGCGACCATGGCGCTCATGTTCGACTCGGACTGACGCGCATGGAGATGTCCAACTATTACGACCAGCCCGTCCTCAAGCCGCCGGATTGGGGCTGGTCGGTCATCGGTTATCTGTGGGTCGGCGGCATCGGTGCGGGCGCTTTTGTGGCGTCGTCGCTCGCCGCGCTGCGCGGCCACAAGGACGACCGTGAGATCGCGAAGCTCGGCTACGCGGTCTCGACCATCGCGATGGGCATCAGCGCGCCCCTTCTGATCAGCCATCTCGGCCGCCCCGAACGCTTCCATCATATGTTGCGGGTGTTCAAACCGACGTCGCCGATGAACGCCGGCGTGTGGGGCATGACGTCGCTCTCGGCTGCGGCGGCCGGTGCCGCCGCGGTCAATCTCGCTGGGGCTGGTGGTTTCGTGCGCACCGCCGCGGCGTTGCTGGGGCTTCCGTCTGCGCTGTTCGTCGGGTCCTACACGGGCGTGCTGCTGAGCCATTCGAGCATCCCCATGTGGGCCAAGTCGCCGTTTCTGCCGGCGCTGTTCGCGTCGTCATCGCTGGCCACCGGCGCTGCCGGCATCGCGCTGCTCGCCGAGCTGTTCGGCGTCGGCTCGGTGCGCGCGCGCAAGCGGCTTGCGAACGCCGAGCGCATGGCATCGTTGGCGGAAGCGATCGCGCTGGCGGTCTGGCTGTCCGATGTCGGCGAGTTCGCGAAACCGCTGCGCGAGCCGCCGCTCAAAGACATCTTCGAAAAAGGCGTGCAGGGAGCAGGCATCGCGGCGCCGCTGGCGTTGCCGAGCACGCGCACGTCGAGCCTGTGGGACGTGGTCAAGCCGATACTGGTGCTCGCCGGCGGACTGGCGCTGCGCTATGCGATGGTCGAAGGCGGGCGCAGATCCTCAAAGGACGCCGACGCCTACTTGAAGTTCACATCCGAGCCGCAGGATTAAGAAGACCCGGGCTTACTTGTTGAAATAGTCCGCGTTGATCTTGGTGTATTCTTTCCACTGCTCGGGGACTTCGGTCTCGTTGTAGATCGCGGTCACCGGGCACGCCGCCACGCACGCGCCGCAGTCGATGCACGTGCTCGGATCGATGAACAGCATCTGATCCTCGTCCGTGCCCTTGATGCAGTCGACGGGACAGACGTCGATGCACGACTTGTCTTTGACTCCGATGCACGGTTGGCAGATCACGTAGGTCACTGGCGGCGGTTCCTCCGGACGGGTGTGGGGCCACGCGGTATTCTCAAGGATGGCATACGGGACCTACTGAAGGCCGATGTCATGCCGCGTGCGATGGCGATCGGGCGCTACACGCAAATCATTCGGCGCCTCGAGGAGCTCGGGCGCCGCTCCGACGTACGTCTTTCGGTCGTCGACGTGCTGCGCCGTTCGGGCTACGCGCTGCCGGTCTTCGCGCTCGAATGCGGTCCGGCGCACGGGCCCCGCGTCGTCATCAGCGCCGGCATCCACGGCGACGAACCGGCGGGCGTCGAGGCGTTGGTCGCGTTTCTCGAACGGCCCGCGCTGCCGCAGGACATCGGCATCACCGCGCTGCCCTGCGTCAACCCCATCGGTTTCGTCGCGGGCACGCGCGTGAACGACCTCGGCATCGATCTCAACCGCACCTTCGGGCTCGAGCGGGCGCCGTACGAGGCGGAGCTCGTCCGCTGGACGCTTGACGGGCGGCGCTTCGACTGCGGCATCGATCTCCACGAAGATAGCGAGGCGCCCGGCTTCTACCTGTACGAGCACGTGCGTGGCGGCCGCGCGCCGGTGTGCTCGGCCATCGTCGCCGCGGTGCGCGCCATCGGCCTGCCGATCAGCGATGCGCCGACCGTGGAGGGCCGGGCGCTCATCGACGGCTGCGTCGAGCCCGCGGAAGAGACGCTGTCGCCGCTCGTCGGCTTCTTCTCGATCTATCTGTTCGAACGCCACAGCGAACATTCGCTCGTGCCGGAGTCGCCTGCGCAGTTGCCGCTGCCGGCGCGCGTGGCGATGCACCACGCCGCGATCGACACCGCCATCGCCGGAATGCGCAGCGCGTGACGATCCTCGTCGGGACCTGCGGATTCTCGTATCGCGATTGGGTCGGGCCGTTCTATCCCGCGGGCACCAAGAGCGTGCAGATGCTCGAGTTCTACGCGCGCAGCTTCACCGCGGTCGAGATCGACAGCACGTATTACGCTATTCCCGCGCCGCAGCTCTTCGAACGCATGGCGGCCCGCACACCGGCATCGTTCACCTTCACCGTGAAGGCGCCGGGCAGCGTGACGCACGTGCCCGCGGATGCGCAGCCGCTGGCGAGCGAGCTTGCCGGTTTTGCCGAGTGCGTCGCACCTCTCACTGCGGCCCATAAGCTCGGAGCCGTGCTAGCGCAATTCCCGCACGGATTCCGCCCGACCGCGGACGGCCGGCGTCGGCTCGAGGAGCTGCGCGAGTGGTGGCCGCGCCTCCCGCTGGTCTGCGAGTTCCGCCACCGCGATTGGCAGCGGCCCGACATCCTCGCGCGCCTGCGCGAGCTGGATCTCGGTTGGTGCAACGTCGATGAACCGCAATTCGGTTCGCTGCTTCGGCCGGGCGCCGAAGTGACGTCGTCCATCGGGTACGTGCGCTTCCACGGGCGCAATTACGAGAAATGGTGGCGGCAAGAGCGTGCGTCGCACGAACGCTACTCCTACGAGTATTCGGAGCGCGAGCTCGAGTCGTGGCTGCCGCGCATCGGCGAGGTCGCCGCTGGTGCGCAGACCACCTTCGTGTTCTTCAACAACCATCATCTGGGCCGCGCCGCGCTTAACGCGATGGAGATGCGTCGCATGCTGGCGCCGCTCACCGGCGACATCGTTCCAGACGATATATCGCATGAGGGCGACGGCCCCGCGGCGCAGCCACGGCTTCTCTAGGAGGCGGCGGGCTCGGCCGGGAGCTGCTCGTCGGGGTTCGCCTCGGGCATCGAGGCCAGGCGGCGCGACACGAGGGCGCCACCGATGAGGTCCTGCAGTGCGTGCGCGATCATGCACGGCCAGAGCGAGCCCCACACGACCACGACGAATGCGAAGACGAGTCCGAATACGGTCGTGCCGATCACGCCGCGGCGCCCCTGATACATGTGCGCGATGCCGAACGCCGCCGTCGACACGACGACGCCGGCCACCAGGCTGTGGGTGAGCGCTGCGACGACGTGCAGCGCGTAGCCGCGATATAAGAATTCTTCGCAGATGCCGGCGGACAGGGCGACCGGCACGTACCACAACCAATCCCGCGCGGTCACGGGCGCGATGAGCCGGATGCGTTGCGCGTACCCTGGATCGACCGAGCGGATCG includes the following:
- a CDS encoding DUF72 domain-containing protein is translated as MTILVGTCGFSYRDWVGPFYPAGTKSVQMLEFYARSFTAVEIDSTYYAIPAPQLFERMAARTPASFTFTVKAPGSVTHVPADAQPLASELAGFAECVAPLTAAHKLGAVLAQFPHGFRPTADGRRRLEELREWWPRLPLVCEFRHRDWQRPDILARLRELDLGWCNVDEPQFGSLLRPGAEVTSSIGYVRFHGRNYEKWWRQERASHERYSYEYSERELESWLPRIGEVAAGAQTTFVFFNNHHLGRAALNAMEMRRMLAPLTGDIVPDDISHEGDGPAAQPRLL
- a CDS encoding 4Fe-4S dicluster domain-containing protein → MSFFQAFERVEPPPQARPMGFFTDSSVCIGCKACEVACKQWNELPADGQKFTGMSYDNTVALGATTWRHVQFIEQQDERGAMRWLFNSDVCKHCVDAPCENACPTGSLIRTEFDTVYVQQDICNGCGYCVVACPFGVIETAHAAPNTDGAAHKCTLCYDRLKDGMEPACAKACPTDSILFGEVDQLREYAARRVEVLQARGESKAQLYGMPAQDHALGGLNSFFLLLDEPEKYNLPRYPRSPKRAMAKGYLWGLGAAIVVAATMALMFDSD
- a CDS encoding M14 family metallocarboxypeptidase; this translates as MPRAMAIGRYTQIIRRLEELGRRSDVRLSVVDVLRRSGYALPVFALECGPAHGPRVVISAGIHGDEPAGVEALVAFLERPALPQDIGITALPCVNPIGFVAGTRVNDLGIDLNRTFGLERAPYEAELVRWTLDGRRFDCGIDLHEDSEAPGFYLYEHVRGGRAPVCSAIVAAVRAIGLPISDAPTVEGRALIDGCVEPAEETLSPLVGFFSIYLFERHSEHSLVPESPAQLPLPARVAMHHAAIDTAIAGMRSA
- the nrfD gene encoding NrfD/PsrC family molybdoenzyme membrane anchor subunit; this translates as MEMSNYYDQPVLKPPDWGWSVIGYLWVGGIGAGAFVASSLAALRGHKDDREIAKLGYAVSTIAMGISAPLLISHLGRPERFHHMLRVFKPTSPMNAGVWGMTSLSAAAAGAAAVNLAGAGGFVRTAAALLGLPSALFVGSYTGVLLSHSSIPMWAKSPFLPALFASSSLATGAAGIALLAELFGVGSVRARKRLANAERMASLAEAIALAVWLSDVGEFAKPLREPPLKDIFEKGVQGAGIAAPLALPSTRTSSLWDVVKPILVLAGGLALRYAMVEGGRRSSKDADAYLKFTSEPQD
- a CDS encoding type II CAAX endopeptidase family protein, producing MHIGGLPTLMIFLALALILVVAPLASALLARRARSGERARHARYARSLLILWSMTWLSIYALSLWGQRPADVGWVPPDNPIYPYLLVLTFIGVLAVLGARAIRSVDPGYAQRIRLIAPVTARDWLWYVPVALSAGICEEFLYRGYALHVVAALTHSLVAGVVVSTAAFGIAHMYQGRRGVIGTTVFGLVFAFVVVVWGSLWPCMIAHALQDLIGGALVSRRLASMPEANPDEQLPAEPAAS
- a CDS encoding 4Fe-4S dicluster domain-containing protein, translating into MTYVICQPCIGVKDKSCIDVCPVDCIKGTDEDQMLFIDPSTCIDCGACVAACPVTAIYNETEVPEQWKEYTKINADYFNK